CCCATTTAAAGCATGTTTAGTCATAACATATATGGCTTTTTCCTTACCGGGCAATAGTACCATATAAAGAAGAAATTACAACAATATGCTCTCCATTTACTTTGAAAAATGGAATAAGATATTGTAAAACAGCATAAAACGCAAGAAGATTTACTTGTAAGGTTTTTTGCACTCTTTCGATAGGCATATTTTCTATAAGTTCGGGATTATTTATACCTGCACAGTACACAAAAGTATCATATTCTTTTGCATTATTTCTAAAATAAGATGAAATATCTTTTGGAATTGTTAAATCCCATTCCTGACTGGTTGGATCTGTAATTAAATAGTTATATTGTTGAAATTCTTGTTTAACAGCTGTACCTATATCACTGGCAGTATCCGCTATCACTGGCAGTATCCGCTAAAAATAATTTTTTCATTTTTATAATCCACGATTATAAATTTTTTTCTTTATAGATTATCGCCTTGAGCGTAGATTGCATCAATATAAATCACCTCATCTTTACCAATACTGTTTTTCAAAACTTCACCATTCATTAATTCACAACACAAAATCTGACCTTTTTGCAAAGGAATGGCCAAATAAATATCTTCTGATGTTAATACTTCACCAGCCTTAAGGTCGCGTTTAGCATAAACCCCTCGGACTAATGTATCCAGATATTCAATTTCTTTTTAGAAGGCACACGTTTTTGCGTACCGGAGCTCCACATATCTTCTTTGCTTTTCTCCACTCTTTGACCCCAATTATCAAAATCTGAAGGCAGAGAATTATAGGGAGAAAGTTGGATACCATCATAATCAAGATCAACATGACGTTCGAATGTACGTGCGCCCTTTGCATAAGCAATAAGCATTGCACCTTTAATATCAGCATTACACTCATGGGTGGAAAACCCAACAACCAAATCAGGATAATGGTTTTTGAGAAAATCAATTTGATTAAGTTTCAATTCAAATTTCTCTAAAGGATAGATAGAAACACAATGATTAACCACTAAAGGAATCTGCCGTTTTGTAAAAAAGTCACCATATCATCAGCATCCTTCAAAGAAGATCCCCCGTAGACGCAATTACAGGTTTTCTTGTACTGGCAATCTTCTCAATTAACACCCAGTCATTGATATCTGAGGAAGCAATTTTAACAATTTCCACCCTATCTCTATGCAAGTATCTACTGATTTCTCATCAAGGGGGTAGACATCGTAATACATCCAACATCCTTAACCGCTTGAATTAATTCAGCATAGTCTTCAAAAGACATTCTCGTATCCATGGTTTTTTTTTAATATAACAATATCCTGACGGTCCCTAAAATACTTATGAATAAACCGATCTACATTTCGGAATTGTAATTTTATTACAGCTTTAATATTGTTGAATCGGATAACTTTTGCAAATTCTTTAATAATTTTTTCCTCTTTCCAATTTTCCTAAATGATTA
This genomic window from Brevinema andersonii contains:
- a CDS encoding SDR family NAD(P)-dependent oxidoreductase, with the translated sequence MIADTASDIGTAVKQEFQQYNYLITDPTSQEWDLTIPKDISSYFRNNAKEYDTFVYCAGINNPELIENMPIERVQKTLQVNLLAFYAVLQYLIPFFKVNGEHIVVISSLYGTIAR
- a CDS encoding SAF domain-containing protein — its product is MEYLDTLVRGVYAKRDLKAGEVLTSEDIYLAIPLQKGQILCCELMNGEVLKNSIGKDEVIYIDAIYAQGDNL
- a CDS encoding N-acetylneuraminate synthase family protein gives rise to the protein MVNHCVSIYPLEKFELKLNQIDFLKNHYPDLVVGFSTHECNADIKGAMLIAYAKGARTFERHVDLDYDGIQLSPYNSLPSDFDNWGQRVEKSKEDMWSSGTQKRVPSKKKLNIWIH
- a CDS encoding N-acetylneuraminate synthase family protein, which gives rise to MEIVKIASSDINDWVLIEKIASTRKPVIASTGDLL